The genomic segment TAGGGCTGAACCTGCATTTGCCATTACTGAACGAACATCGGCAAAATCCACATTTATCATACCGTGAACTGTAATCAGGTCAGCGATACCTTGAACACCTTGGCGAAGTACATCGTCCACAACTGTGAACGCATCTTGCAATGGAGTTTTCTTATCAACAAGTGACAAAATTCTGTCATTTGGAATAACGATCAATGTATCTACTTTGTCTTTTAGAGTTGCAAGACCTTCCTCAGCTTGTTTTAGACGGCGCGCCCCTTCAAAAGAGAAAGGTTTTGTAACGACACCGACAGTAAGGATACCAAGTTCTCTTGCGATTTCCGCAACGATTGGCGCGCCTCCCGTACCGGTACCACCACCAAGTCCACAAGTAATGAAAACCATATCGGCTCCATCAAGTGCATTCTTGATTTCTTCAGAAGATTCTTCAGCCGCACGCTTACCGATATCAGGTAAGGACCCGGCACCAAGGCCACGAGTAGTTCCTTTACCGATATTGATTTTAGATGGAGCTTCGGAGTGATAAAGAGCTTGAGCATCAGTATTAATAGTGATGAACTCAATACCATTTACGTTTGCTTTCACCATCCTGTTTACGGCATTTCCACCACCACCACCAACACCAATAACTTTGATGTTCGCAACAGGGCTTAAATCAGGAGTAACTTCTAGGTTTTTTCTTTTTGTGTTTGCAAACAAATTTTTGAGTGCATCGTCTGTCATAGTCGTAAAGTTAGTTAGTATGAATTATGTATTGAGTATTTATAATATGTAGCCGTCTATATCCCATTAGCCCCATTATCGACGTCTGTTCGGCGGCCTATCGACGTCTGTCCGGAGAAGTCTATGGAAGTAAGCTTTTCACCCACTCCTTCATAGAAGCGAGAGGTTTGCTTAGATTAAGTCTTCGGAAATCAAAACCGTAGCTTCGACCTTCGAAACGAGAACCCCAAAGTACAAGGCCGATTGCTGTTGAGTACGCAGGATCATCGATTTTATCGACTACTCCTTCATAATTTTGTGGGAATCCAAGTTGAACCGGTAGGCCGAGAATTTCACGAGCAAGATCCACTACCCCCGGCATTTTGATAGCGGCACCGGTAAGCACCACTCCGGCAGGAAGCATTCCATCTCGTCCGATTTCTCGTAGTTGTCTTTTTACTAAGTGGAAAATTTCAAAGTATCTGGCGTAAATTATCTCCGCCATGATTTTCTTTGAAACAGTCAACGTATCAATCTTTGAAATAAGTGACAGGTCTATAGTTTCACGATCACTTACATCGTCAGGTACACAAGTACCATATTCAATTTTAATTTTTTCAGCAGTATCTATAGATGTACGAAGTCCGATCGCTATATCGTTTGTAACATTCTCTCCACCAACACCAATACATCCGGTCCATAGAGTTGTACCTTCTTCAAATACAGCGATAGAAGTACCTCCGGATCCGATGTCCAGTACGGCGACCCCAAGTTCTTTTTGTCTTTTTGAAAGAACCGCCTCAGCTGTAGCGAGACAAGTTGGGATAATATCATCGATATCGATACCGGCTTGATGTACACATTTCTCAATATTTTTAACATTTGGAACGAGTCCGGTTACTATATGAGCCTCTACTTCAAGTCGGATACCGGTCATACCAACAGGGTATTTGATACCAACCTGTTCGTCGACGGTAAATGATTTCGGAATAATACGTAAAATTCTTCTATTCGATGGAATCGAAACGGCCTGAGCCGCCTCAAGTACACGATCGATATCATCTTCTGTAATTTCGTTACCTGCATGAGACACGGCGATAACACCTTTTGAATCAAATGATTCAAGGTGAGTCCCTCCAATACCTAAGAATACATGGTTAATAGGTTCTCCTGCCATTCGCTCAGCATCTTCAAGTGAAGAAGCGATTGAATTTATAGTTTCTTCAACGTCAATTACAGAACCCCTTCTAAGTCCTTGAGATGGGGCAATACCAACACCAATAATGTGAGGGATCGCTCCTTTATCATCTTGAGTCGCTATGACTGTTCTGATCTTCGAGCTACCAACATCAAGTCCGGCGATTACACGGGGCTTTGCCATATTAAATGAAGTTTAAAAATATAGGTGAAATCAAATAGGTGAAAATGAAATCGCCAGCACTATAATCAAACAAAAATCAAAAATCAACATGAAATGGCTTAAGCAAAACAAAAATTTGGGGTTCGTACAAAATAGTTACTCAGATTTTATCCAGTAAAGAACCCACTATTTGGCACATTTGAGGTTGATACAAAAATTGGCTCAACCAAGCGCAAAAAAAGCCTACAAATTTAGTGTTCATAGGGCGGCGTGTTGTATAAAAAATGTGTACAAGGGCATAACCCATAGATTAATCTTTCTTGGAATATAATCCAAATAATTCTACTCCACCCCGATGTACTTCAAACAAAGGATCTCCTAAAAGGAAACTTTATGAAAGTATAGTGGGATAGATCATTTGCAGGTGTGTTTTTAGCCGCTTTTTTACGATTTCTCGCAGCATTACTCTGCAATATTTCATATATATATGGCTATAGCCTCACTTAAAAGTAAGTCAATACTCACCATGTAATATTTGGGTTTTTGTGCAAGTTAAAGTCGTGACTTTTGGCTTATGAGCTCGGTTTTCAGCTGGTTTCCGGTGCGTGACTTTGTTATCATTCTATCTCAAAGTAAAAGGACAAATTCTTTCATCAAACATCATTATTTTTTAATCAAAAAACCATGCAAAATACAACTTCGAACAAGACAACGATCACCAGCAATGTTGAACATTTCTCGGATAAAAAACTACTTTATCTTTGCAAGGAATACGGTGATCAAACTCTGCTTTGGCGACGAAAGTTCATCGGACTTTTACCTGAAGTGAATCGACGTATGCTTTATGAACGCAAAGGATTTCCTTCAATTCTTGAATTTGGTAAACGCATGGCGGGTCTGAGCGAGGCTCAAATCCGCCTCGCTATCAACCTCGAAAAACGCTTTGAAGATAAGCCGATTTTGAAATCGATGCTCGTAGCTGGAGAGGTAAGCATCAATAAACTGGCTAGAGTTGTATCACTCGCAAGTTCAGAAAATGAAGAATTTTTGGCACAGAGCGTAAAGGTTTTGTCGAAGTCTTCACTTGAAGTTTTTGTAAGGGATATACGACTTGCAAGAAATAACGACATTGAAAATAGCTCGACCTTACAAAGTCAAAACGGCTTATTTGAGCCGCAAATCGAACCAAAAAGTCTGCCCGGGCATGCCGAAGTGAAACGGAGGCACTTGTTCGGAAAGGTTGAAAATGGCACTTGGTTGAAGTTTAAGTTAAATGATGATGTAATCGAAAAACTCAATGAACTAAATTCTAAAAACTTAGATGTGAACAAGATTTTACTAGAAATGTTTGAGAAAAGAGAAAATAAATTGTCGGAGAATAAGGGGAGAGAAAGCGAAAAAACACTTGCAAAAGAAGAAAAAAGAAAGGCGGATGGCAAGGCTCCATCGAAATATATGAGCGTCGGAATCAAAGAGGTGCTGACAGCGGAATTTGGAGACCGATGCTCGGTGTCGGGTTGCGCAAGAAAGTCACTACATATTCATCATACAGTGCCGTTTTCGATCTCTGGTAGCAATGATCCGAATCTACTTGCCCCACTTTGTCGCGAGCACCATGACATCGTCCACTCAGTGAATATGAAATATTTGGAGAAAAAGTTGAGGTAAAAATAAGTTGGAAAATACTGGAAGAAAACATGTAGAAATTTTCAGTTGATCCCTACCCTTTCGTCACCCAAATAGTACATCGATTCTCAACGTGCATAGTTTTATATTTTATGCGATCCTTTCGAAGAGCTTCAGTTATAGATGAGTATTCCGACATGCCGTCAATGTCTCCATGTTGGTAGGTGAATTTTGGTACGTAGCCACTTGCCTTGAGGTCTATTTCAACTGCCGATAAGTTGGTTGGGAAATTTGAAGTATTTGAGTTCATAAGGTGTGTTAATTTAAAGAAAAACTTACGTGAAGTTAAAATAAGCTCGGTTGCATTTGATCCGAGAGCTGTTCCTGCGCCATCTCTGAAAAAGTTTTGATACCTTCGAGCTTTTTGCGAAGAGTTCCACCGAAGCTCATTTTATCGAATAGTTCCAAAACTTTTGCCTTATCAAATTCATGGGTTTCGCAAATATTAAGATCGAAATCTATATCCATGTGGCGGTCCACGGTCGCAAGCTTTTTACTCAAAAATGCCATATCACGATCAGCTGCTAATTTGTCATGCACGGAGCCGGTTATTTTATCCAGATTTTCATATATATTTTCAATAGTTCCATATTCGGTTAGGAGCTTGATTGCTGTTTTTTCACCGATCCCGTGGACGCCTGGAATGTTGTCGCTGGTGTCTCCGCGGAGGCCTTTGTAATCCGGCACCTGAGCCGGTGTTATACCCCATTTTTCATGTACGGAATCAATATTATAAACCTTGGCCTCCGCACCTCCATTTTGAGGAGCGATTACGCGAGTATGTTCATCTACAAGTTGTAGCAAATCCATGTCGCCGGTGAGGATCATAGACATGACCCCCCTATCCGCCATTCGATGCGTCAAAGTTCCTATAAGATCATCCGCTTCAAAACCTTGCCTTTCAAAAACAGGTACATTAAAAGCTTTTATCATTTCTTTGCACCAAGGGATTTGCTCGTAAAGTGAATCTGGAGCTTTTTCCCTTTGAGCTTTGTATTCTGAGTATTCCTCCTTTCGAAAAGTTGGCCCTTCAAGATCAAATGCGATAGCCGTGTATTCAGGTTTTTCATTGAGTAACGCAGTCAAAAGCATGCTAGTAAAGCCATATACGGCATTGGTTGGCATCCCCTCCTTGTTCAACATTTCGTATCTTATAGCGTAAAACGACCTAAAAATTAACGCCATACCATCTATTATCAGAAATTTCCTCATTATTTTTGCTAAAAAATACTAAATACTACCGTAGAACAAAACTACCCTCAGTGTAAAGAAACATTCCCATTTTTGGAATAGTAATTTTTATCTAAAACTGCTATAATTACCTAATATAAAATGATCAATTATGAATGTAGCGGTTATAAAATCAAAAGATTGTGCGAAAGGGGGTGAATTTTATTTATCGCAAGATGCCCCACTACTCGTTATAATAGTTAACGATGTGCAATCTCAAAAAGAGGTTAAAAAATTAACCGTTGGATTAAAAGGATTACCTCTTAATTTTAGAATCATTCTTATTGATGATACGAAGGCGAGAGTACCTGACCTGAAAAATTCTTATCACGTGAGCAAAAAAGAAGCTGAAAAGTTTTTTACATTTGCACATATGGTGCTTTTTTCATCAAAAAAGCCATCAAAGATGCTTGTAAAAGCGGCCATAAGTAATGGTGCCGTACCAATCGTATGTGGAGAAGTGGATTATTTGAAAAATTACACAGGCCCAACTGAGGCAGGGAATAGTTTTAAATTTTCAGAAATGAATTCATGGGGAATGTATGCGGCAGTCGTTCGAGCCCTCGAAAATTTCGGATTCCCATATGATTGGAAAAACATTATAAAATCAGCCAAGGATATTTTGTAGATCCACGAAGTCAGATCTTTAGTCTAACGAGTTATTTGAGCTGGAGTCGTTGGAGATACCTTTTATAGTTTCAACTATATCG from the Candidatus Peregrinibacteria bacterium genome contains:
- the ftsZ gene encoding cell division protein FtsZ, whose product is MTDDALKNLFANTKRKNLEVTPDLSPVANIKVIGVGGGGGNAVNRMVKANVNGIEFITINTDAQALYHSEAPSKINIGKGTTRGLGAGSLPDIGKRAAEESSEEIKNALDGADMVFITCGLGGGTGTGGAPIVAEIARELGILTVGVVTKPFSFEGARRLKQAEEGLATLKDKVDTLIVIPNDRILSLVDKKTPLQDAFTVVDDVLRQGVQGIADLITVHGMINVDFADVRSVMANAGSALMGIGYGSGENRAAEAARAAIDSPLLELDIVGAKGVLFNITGGNDLSMFEVDEAAKVITSAADPDANIIFGAVINENYTGEIKVTVVATGFDESTHRSDDFFSGVSAASSSMGGHMNNTSENELDVPAFLRKKMGGVRPVSQPVSQQTAVPTQPSGQSESMTSSFESRPRF
- the ftsA gene encoding cell division protein FtsA, with product MAKPRVIAGLDVGSSKIRTVIATQDDKGAIPHIIGVGIAPSQGLRRGSVIDVEETINSIASSLEDAERMAGEPINHVFLGIGGTHLESFDSKGVIAVSHAGNEITEDDIDRVLEAAQAVSIPSNRRILRIIPKSFTVDEQVGIKYPVGMTGIRLEVEAHIVTGLVPNVKNIEKCVHQAGIDIDDIIPTCLATAEAVLSKRQKELGVAVLDIGSGGTSIAVFEEGTTLWTGCIGVGGENVTNDIAIGLRTSIDTAEKIKIEYGTCVPDDVSDRETIDLSLISKIDTLTVSKKIMAEIIYARYFEIFHLVKRQLREIGRDGMLPAGVVLTGAAIKMPGVVDLAREILGLPVQLGFPQNYEGVVDKIDDPAYSTAIGLVLWGSRFEGRSYGFDFRRLNLSKPLASMKEWVKSLLP
- a CDS encoding HNH endonuclease signature motif containing protein; this encodes MQNTTSNKTTITSNVEHFSDKKLLYLCKEYGDQTLLWRRKFIGLLPEVNRRMLYERKGFPSILEFGKRMAGLSEAQIRLAINLEKRFEDKPILKSMLVAGEVSINKLARVVSLASSENEEFLAQSVKVLSKSSLEVFVRDIRLARNNDIENSSTLQSQNGLFEPQIEPKSLPGHAEVKRRHLFGKVENGTWLKFKLNDDVIEKLNELNSKNLDVNKILLEMFEKRENKLSENKGRESEKTLAKEEKRKADGKAPSKYMSVGIKEVLTAEFGDRCSVSGCARKSLHIHHTVPFSISGSNDPNLLAPLCREHHDIVHSVNMKYLEKKLR
- a CDS encoding 5'-3' exonuclease H3TH domain-containing protein; protein product: MRKFLIIDGMALIFRSFYAIRYEMLNKEGMPTNAVYGFTSMLLTALLNEKPEYTAIAFDLEGPTFRKEEYSEYKAQREKAPDSLYEQIPWCKEMIKAFNVPVFERQGFEADDLIGTLTHRMADRGVMSMILTGDMDLLQLVDEHTRVIAPQNGGAEAKVYNIDSVHEKWGITPAQVPDYKGLRGDTSDNIPGVHGIGEKTAIKLLTEYGTIENIYENLDKITGSVHDKLAADRDMAFLSKKLATVDRHMDIDFDLNICETHEFDKAKVLELFDKMSFGGTLRKKLEGIKTFSEMAQEQLSDQMQPSLF